One genomic segment of Bifidobacterium breve DSM 20213 = JCM 1192 includes these proteins:
- a CDS encoding TetR/AcrR family transcriptional regulator codes for MARNAHPEVTRNRILDAAQQLFITKGYEHTSIQNIVDELGDLSKGAIYHHFKSKEDILEELINRDNDVQDDFNESVMGRSDLTALEKFRILWHYSITAQDHVQIMRAAMPMLSDPVSFAANMRIWSKHLPERFLPLIEEGVKDGSIPTAYPREAAELLSLLPNYWLMPYFYPASLSEMEHRVRCLAAMLSAIGVPIFDDELIEMTAKGMMTFDRLPSAACGDSSPQRGEPRKGSQ; via the coding sequence ATGGCACGTAACGCGCACCCCGAGGTGACGCGCAATCGCATTCTCGACGCCGCGCAACAGCTGTTCATAACCAAAGGCTACGAGCACACCTCCATCCAGAACATCGTGGACGAACTCGGCGACCTTTCCAAAGGCGCGATCTACCATCATTTCAAATCCAAGGAAGACATCCTCGAAGAGCTCATCAACCGGGACAACGACGTGCAGGACGACTTCAACGAATCGGTGATGGGCCGCAGCGACCTCACCGCTCTCGAAAAGTTCCGCATATTGTGGCACTATTCGATAACCGCACAGGACCATGTGCAGATCATGCGCGCCGCCATGCCCATGCTGAGCGACCCGGTTTCGTTCGCCGCAAACATGCGGATCTGGAGCAAGCACCTGCCCGAACGGTTCCTGCCGCTGATTGAAGAGGGCGTCAAGGACGGCTCCATCCCCACCGCATATCCGCGAGAGGCCGCCGAGCTGCTCTCGCTCCTGCCCAACTACTGGCTGATGCCGTATTTCTATCCGGCGAGTTTGTCCGAGATGGAGCACCGCGTACGGTGTCTGGCAGCCATGCTCAGCGCGATTGGCGTGCCGATTTTCGACGACGAACTTATCGAAATGACCGCCAAAGGCATGATGACGTTCGACAGACTCCCCTCAGCCGCCTGCGGCGACAGCTCCCCTCAGAGAGGGGAGCCAAGGAAAGGCTCACAATGA
- a CDS encoding MFS transporter, with translation MNTAIQRKNDNSPQRPPRSRDFVLLVAGQGISLFGNMMLRFAMSMWVLDETGSATIFASILAVSIVPTILLSPFGGVLADRVNRRTIMVALDAISATLVLASAIVFATAGFNIAAIATMQVLLAVLGAFETPTVQAALPQMFRQYGPATMRQGMAVINQVQQLSSLLPSFLGGVLYAMFGIRLMMIITIVSFAGAAALECFIRLSAPDRGDEELPTPIEDLKAGIRFLVKDRPNVFKLLLFSAALNFVLIGYSGVGFPYTIRTVLGFNATVYGIADGLIGVSGVAGAFIAGLFAAKLTMRWLPGLMAALALAMVPQGIVFLLPVGAWTKLMILIIFTCGTMIASCFTNLIAVPTIQLNTPEAMTGKVMSMATAVSMCAQPLGQMVYGWAYDRMPVAAVLFISTVLFGIITAMLVPLSKQFED, from the coding sequence ATGAACACAGCAATACAACGCAAGAACGACAACAGCCCCCAGCGCCCGCCGCGTTCCCGCGACTTCGTGCTGTTGGTCGCCGGCCAGGGTATTTCGCTGTTCGGCAATATGATGCTGCGTTTCGCCATGTCGATGTGGGTGCTGGACGAAACCGGCTCGGCCACCATCTTCGCCTCGATTCTGGCCGTATCCATCGTGCCCACCATCCTGCTCTCCCCGTTCGGCGGTGTGCTGGCCGACCGCGTCAACCGCCGCACGATCATGGTGGCACTCGACGCCATCTCCGCCACGCTCGTGCTGGCGAGCGCCATCGTTTTCGCCACCGCGGGCTTCAATATCGCGGCCATCGCCACCATGCAGGTGCTGCTCGCCGTACTCGGCGCGTTCGAGACGCCGACCGTACAGGCCGCGCTCCCCCAGATGTTCCGGCAGTACGGCCCTGCCACTATGCGCCAAGGCATGGCCGTGATCAATCAGGTTCAGCAGTTGAGCTCCCTGCTGCCAAGCTTCCTCGGCGGCGTGCTATATGCCATGTTCGGCATTCGCCTCATGATGATCATCACCATCGTGAGCTTTGCCGGCGCGGCCGCGCTCGAATGCTTTATCCGTCTCAGCGCACCTGACCGCGGAGACGAAGAACTACCGACACCAATCGAAGACCTCAAAGCCGGCATACGATTCCTTGTGAAAGACCGTCCCAACGTGTTCAAACTGTTGTTGTTCTCAGCCGCACTGAACTTCGTTCTCATCGGATACTCCGGCGTCGGTTTCCCCTACACGATTCGCACCGTGCTGGGCTTCAATGCCACCGTGTATGGCATCGCCGACGGTCTGATTGGCGTTTCCGGAGTAGCAGGCGCCTTCATCGCCGGCCTGTTCGCCGCAAAACTCACCATGCGCTGGTTGCCAGGATTGATGGCCGCACTCGCGTTAGCCATGGTTCCACAGGGCATAGTATTCCTGCTGCCGGTCGGCGCATGGACCAAGCTCATGATACTCATCATCTTCACTTGTGGCACAATGATTGCCAGCTGTTTCACTAACCTCATCGCCGTGCCCACCATCCAACTCAATACTCCTGAAGCGATGACCGGCAAAGTGATGTCCATGGCCACGGCTGTGAGCATGTGCGCCCAGCCGCTCGGCCAGATGGTGTACGGATGGGCCTATGACCGGATGCCGGTAGCAGCAGTGTTGTTCATCTCCACCGTATTGTTCGGAATAATCACGGCGATGCTCGTGCCGCTGTCCAAACAATTCGAGGACTAA
- a CDS encoding diaminopimelate decarboxylase family protein, with the protein MPISPIWPAVTAVNANGAIAFHGRTAESLLDEFGSPLYLIDTDEVSARAKHFVRAAAEAFNTSTTHVSFAGKAFLSKEIVRLVAEAGMFVDTCTMGEMRIALAAGVPGRRLVLHGNNKSDDEIALAIEQGFAKIVVDEPNEPERIAAIARKLGKRARVMLRVTVGVHAGGHEYISTAHEDQKFGVPLLAAGADAAVLDVLNNLTDVTPAATNARIAESDVNAGNDHPQSTAPIAPASGSGKPARELRYDVKYPYDLSHEEVSDTDKVLAAAMEAIADGPSIAVLKTILANQDVLELVGAHSHIGSNIHDADAFIHAAKRMMLLRKTLWATDAYILPEIDLGGGYSVAYTDGEDSMDIDVELTRLAGSVSDTNRALGMPAPAISFEPGRYIVAPAGVTLYRVGTIKHVHLSDAKDSAGNPIGERVYVSVDGGMSDNIRPALYGADYTARLANRTGSTETMLARVCGMHCESGDIVVHEVRLPADLKRGDILAVPVTGAYGRTMASNYNQALIPAVVAVSEQGAHVMLRRQTIDDLLDLDQG; encoded by the coding sequence ATGCCTATTTCTCCAATTTGGCCGGCCGTCACGGCCGTGAATGCCAATGGTGCCATTGCATTTCATGGCCGCACCGCCGAATCCCTGTTGGACGAGTTTGGCTCGCCGCTTTACCTCATCGATACCGATGAGGTATCGGCCCGTGCCAAGCACTTCGTACGCGCTGCAGCCGAGGCATTCAACACCTCCACCACGCACGTGAGCTTTGCCGGCAAGGCGTTCCTGTCCAAGGAAATCGTGCGACTGGTCGCCGAGGCTGGCATGTTTGTGGACACCTGCACGATGGGGGAGATGCGAATCGCCCTCGCTGCCGGTGTGCCCGGCCGCCGCCTAGTGCTGCATGGCAACAACAAGTCCGATGATGAAATCGCGCTGGCCATCGAACAGGGCTTCGCCAAAATCGTGGTCGATGAGCCTAATGAGCCGGAGCGCATCGCCGCCATCGCCCGTAAACTCGGCAAGCGTGCCCGCGTGATGCTGCGTGTCACTGTCGGCGTGCATGCCGGTGGTCACGAATACATCTCCACCGCTCACGAGGATCAGAAGTTCGGCGTCCCGCTGCTGGCGGCCGGAGCCGACGCCGCAGTGCTCGACGTGCTGAACAACCTGACGGACGTGACACCTGCCGCGACCAACGCGCGTATTGCGGAGTCGGACGTTAATGCTGGCAATGACCACCCTCAGTCGACTGCGCCGATAGCTCCCGCCAGCGGGAGCGGCAAACCGGCACGCGAACTGCGTTATGACGTCAAGTATCCGTACGACCTGAGCCATGAGGAAGTCTCCGATACGGATAAGGTACTTGCCGCCGCTATGGAAGCCATCGCAGACGGTCCGTCCATTGCCGTGCTCAAGACCATCCTGGCCAATCAGGATGTGCTGGAACTGGTCGGTGCTCACTCGCATATCGGCTCCAACATCCACGACGCGGATGCCTTCATCCACGCCGCCAAGCGCATGATGCTGCTGCGCAAGACCCTGTGGGCCACCGACGCCTACATCCTGCCCGAAATCGATCTCGGCGGTGGTTACTCCGTGGCCTACACCGACGGCGAAGATTCCATGGATATCGATGTGGAGCTCACTCGTCTGGCCGGCTCGGTCAGCGACACAAACCGTGCTCTGGGCATGCCCGCCCCGGCCATCAGCTTCGAGCCCGGCCGTTACATCGTGGCTCCAGCCGGCGTGACCCTGTATCGTGTAGGCACCATCAAGCATGTGCACCTGAGCGATGCCAAAGACAGTGCCGGCAACCCGATTGGCGAGCGTGTGTATGTGTCTGTGGATGGCGGCATGTCCGACAATATCCGTCCGGCACTGTACGGAGCCGATTACACCGCACGTTTGGCCAACCGAACCGGCTCTACTGAGACGATGCTTGCCCGCGTGTGCGGCATGCATTGCGAATCCGGCGATATCGTGGTCCATGAGGTGCGTTTGCCCGCAGATTTGAAGCGCGGCGACATTCTTGCCGTGCCGGTCACCGGAGCATATGGCCGTACTATGGCCAGCAACTATAACCAGGCGTTGATTCCAGCTGTGGTCGCCGTGTCTGAGCAGGGCGCGCATGTTATGTTGCGCCGCCAGACCATCGATGACCTGCTGGACTTGGATCAAGGCTGA
- a CDS encoding homoserine dehydrogenase — MAQLNESPIRVGLLGAGTVGSQTARLIVEQKSELSARIGRPIELTGVACLDPKETEAFPWIDQSIVTTDTMSVATNSDIVIELIGGTTVARKFVIAAIKSGASVVTANKALLAKYGPEIYAAAEAKGVDIYFEAAVGGAIPFLRPLRESLVGDKVTSMLGIVNGTTNYILDEMTTKGLQFDDVLKDAQAKGYAEADPTGDIEGYDAANKAAIMATLGFHTSVTIDDVSVEGITKITADDIAAATAEHKVIKLLAVVENSEAGVSARVYPALIDESHPLASVHGSFNAVFVKAEAADDLMFYGRGAGGAPTASAVVGDVVTEARHIAAGCTGPSIPLYKNLPKAPITASKAAFAVRFLIHDKPGVLAAIAAEFAKNGVSINGVNQDLKPTMTDPGYDGEIQQLRVVTHLTDEETLRNTVKAVQSLDFVTGEPSILRVLD; from the coding sequence GTGGCACAGCTGAATGAAAGCCCTATTCGCGTTGGACTTTTGGGAGCGGGCACCGTCGGATCTCAGACTGCCCGACTGATCGTGGAACAGAAGAGCGAGCTGTCAGCCCGAATCGGACGACCGATTGAACTGACCGGCGTCGCCTGCCTTGATCCGAAGGAAACCGAAGCGTTCCCGTGGATTGATCAGTCCATCGTCACCACCGACACAATGAGCGTGGCCACCAACTCGGACATCGTCATCGAGCTTATCGGCGGCACCACTGTGGCTCGCAAGTTTGTGATTGCCGCCATCAAATCCGGCGCTTCCGTGGTCACTGCCAACAAGGCGCTGCTGGCCAAGTATGGCCCGGAAATCTATGCGGCCGCCGAGGCCAAGGGCGTTGATATTTACTTTGAGGCTGCTGTGGGCGGTGCGATTCCGTTCCTGCGCCCGCTGCGCGAGTCCCTGGTCGGCGACAAGGTGACCAGCATGCTCGGCATCGTCAACGGCACCACCAACTACATTCTTGACGAGATGACCACCAAGGGTCTTCAGTTCGATGATGTTCTGAAGGATGCTCAGGCCAAGGGATACGCCGAAGCCGATCCGACCGGCGACATCGAGGGCTACGACGCTGCCAACAAGGCCGCCATCATGGCCACCCTCGGCTTCCACACCTCCGTGACCATCGACGATGTGTCCGTTGAAGGCATCACCAAGATCACTGCTGATGACATCGCCGCCGCCACCGCCGAGCATAAGGTCATCAAGCTGCTTGCCGTGGTCGAGAATAGCGAAGCCGGCGTCTCTGCTCGTGTCTATCCGGCCCTGATTGACGAGAGCCACCCGTTGGCCTCCGTACACGGCTCCTTCAACGCCGTGTTCGTCAAGGCTGAGGCTGCTGACGATCTGATGTTCTACGGCCGCGGTGCCGGTGGCGCTCCGACCGCTTCCGCCGTTGTAGGCGACGTGGTGACCGAAGCCCGTCACATTGCCGCTGGCTGCACTGGCCCCTCCATTCCGCTGTACAAGAATCTGCCGAAGGCTCCGATTACCGCTTCCAAGGCCGCATTTGCCGTGCGCTTCCTTATTCACGACAAGCCGGGTGTGCTGGCTGCCATCGCCGCCGAGTTCGCCAAGAACGGCGTCTCCATCAACGGCGTGAACCAGGACTTGAAGCCCACTATGACCGATCCCGGTTATGACGGTGAGATCCAGCAGCTGCGCGTGGTGACTCACCTGACCGACGAAGAGACCCTGCGCAACACCGTCAAGGCTGTGCAGTCCCTCGACTTCGTGACCGGTGAGCCGTCCATCCTGCGCGTGCTGGACTGA
- the murA gene encoding UDP-N-acetylglucosamine 1-carboxyvinyltransferase codes for MAENPDDVLHVEGGKPLNGTIKVRGAKNFVSKAMVAALLAPGKSVLKNVPEIRDVHVVSDLLRLHGVDVDVNGEKGIVTIDASHVQLADVADVDTLSGSSRIPILFSGPLVHRLGEAFIPALGGCAIGGRPIDFHLETLRKLGATVDKEHKDGIHITAPNGLHGAKIHLPYPSVGATEQTLLAAVLAEGKTELSGAATEPEIMDLVCVLQKMGAIISVDVDRTFRIEGVKELQGYTHTSLTDRIEAASWASAALATRGDIFVKGATQPEMITFLNVFRKVGGKFEVTDKGIRFWHPGGDLKPVAIETDVHPGFMTDWQQPLVVALTQANGLSIVHETVYENRFGFTKPLVEMGATIQLYRECLGSLPCRFQQRNYKHSAVIFGPTPLTGRDIDVPDLRGGFSHLIAALAASGPSDVHGISLIDRGYADFRGKLEALGADFD; via the coding sequence GTGGCTGAGAATCCGGATGACGTGCTGCATGTCGAGGGCGGTAAGCCGCTGAATGGCACGATCAAGGTGCGTGGCGCAAAGAACTTCGTGAGCAAGGCCATGGTCGCCGCACTGCTGGCGCCGGGCAAGTCGGTGCTGAAGAATGTGCCGGAGATTCGCGATGTGCATGTGGTCTCCGATTTGCTGCGACTGCACGGCGTGGATGTGGACGTGAACGGCGAGAAGGGCATCGTGACCATCGACGCCAGCCATGTACAGCTGGCCGACGTGGCCGACGTGGATACGCTGTCCGGCTCCTCCCGCATTCCGATTCTGTTCTCTGGCCCGCTGGTGCACCGTCTGGGTGAGGCGTTCATCCCGGCCCTCGGCGGCTGCGCAATCGGCGGCCGTCCTATTGACTTCCACTTGGAGACCCTGCGCAAGCTCGGCGCCACCGTGGATAAGGAACATAAGGACGGCATTCACATCACTGCGCCGAATGGTCTGCATGGTGCGAAGATTCACCTGCCGTACCCGTCTGTAGGTGCCACTGAGCAGACTTTGCTGGCCGCTGTGCTCGCGGAAGGCAAGACTGAGCTCTCTGGTGCCGCCACTGAGCCGGAAATTATGGACTTGGTCTGCGTGCTGCAGAAGATGGGCGCCATCATTTCCGTGGATGTGGATCGCACGTTCCGTATTGAAGGTGTCAAGGAGCTGCAAGGCTACACGCACACTTCGCTGACCGATCGTATTGAAGCTGCCTCTTGGGCGTCTGCGGCGCTTGCCACGCGCGGCGACATCTTCGTCAAGGGTGCCACCCAGCCGGAGATGATTACCTTCCTCAACGTGTTCCGCAAGGTGGGCGGCAAATTTGAGGTGACCGATAAGGGCATTCGTTTCTGGCATCCGGGCGGTGACTTGAAGCCCGTGGCCATCGAAACCGACGTGCACCCCGGCTTTATGACCGATTGGCAGCAGCCGCTCGTGGTGGCTTTGACTCAGGCGAATGGTCTGTCGATTGTGCACGAGACCGTGTACGAGAACCGTTTCGGCTTCACCAAGCCACTGGTCGAGATGGGTGCCACCATTCAGCTCTATCGCGAATGCCTGGGCTCCCTGCCCTGCCGTTTCCAGCAGCGTAACTACAAGCATTCCGCTGTGATTTTCGGTCCGACCCCGCTGACCGGCCGCGATATTGACGTGCCGGATCTGCGCGGTGGCTTCTCGCATCTGATTGCTGCGCTGGCTGCATCCGGTCCGTCCGATGTGCATGGCATCTCGTTGATTGACCGTGGCTATGCCGACTTCCGTGGCAAGCTCGAGGCGCTCGGCGCCGACTTCGACTGA
- a CDS encoding PTS sugar transporter subunit IIA produces MTAAPAAAPKPAGTASTATVLAPVDGTIEPIDQVPDETFAEKLLGDGFAAIPKSGTIVAPVSGKVSTVAQAKHAVGITTDAGLEVLVHIGIDTVQLNGDPFTVKVTEGRQITAGDPIVEVDWNAVRAAGKATDVIVVFTNPALVDALAITAAGAVTSGSPVGTVTTK; encoded by the coding sequence GTGACGGCAGCACCCGCTGCCGCCCCTAAACCCGCAGGCACAGCTTCCACAGCCACCGTGCTTGCCCCGGTCGATGGCACAATCGAGCCGATTGACCAGGTGCCCGATGAGACCTTTGCCGAGAAGCTCCTCGGCGACGGCTTCGCGGCGATACCGAAGTCAGGCACGATCGTCGCACCGGTGTCCGGCAAGGTGTCCACAGTCGCCCAGGCCAAGCACGCCGTCGGTATCACCACCGACGCAGGTCTGGAAGTGCTGGTGCATATCGGCATCGACACCGTGCAGCTCAATGGCGACCCATTCACCGTGAAGGTCACCGAAGGCCGGCAGATCACCGCAGGCGACCCGATCGTCGAGGTGGATTGGAACGCGGTTCGCGCTGCAGGCAAGGCCACGGATGTGATTGTTGTGTTCACCAACCCGGCGTTGGTGGATGCGCTGGCCATCACAGCTGCCGGAGCTGTTACCAGCGGCTCTCCGGTCGGTACCGTGACCACCAAGTAA
- the argS gene encoding arginine--tRNA ligase, producing MSPEALSELISNIAHNLVAAGQAGQLTDELIPPIDKLAVMRPKDRAHGDWASNIAMQLAKKAGMKPRDLAEPFAAALAEADGIAKVEVAGPGFINITLDSASAAAVVDTVLAAAPAVDGDKHLNKVNEYGRNAHLGGQTLNLEFVSANPTGPIHIGGTRWAAVGDAMARVLEANGAKVVREYYFNDHGEQINRFAKSLVAAWAEANKLGGAGYQTETPCDGYKGAYINEIAARVEAEAKADGVNLTALAHQDQGLNDDGEPLGEDDTEVREEFRKRAVPMMFDEIQKSMKDFRVNFDVWFHENSLYADKKVEAAIEELKSHGDIYDKDGATWFESTKHGDDKDRVIIKSNGEFAYFAADIAYYWDKRHRAENPADVAIYMLGADHHGYIGRMMAMCAAFGDEPGKNMQILIGQLVNVMKDGKPVRMSKRAGNVVTIDDLVSVVGVDAARYSLARSDYNQNFDIDLALLASHTNDNPVYYVQYAHARSKNVDRNAAAAGISYEGADLSLLDTEADGEVLAALAQFPSVLATAADDRQPHKVARYLEELAATYHKWYNVERVVPMALTDPETRGDNEARKALEIAKNPEPARAAARLKLNDAVQQVIANGLDLLGVTAPEKM from the coding sequence ATGAGCCCTGAAGCCTTAAGTGAACTGATTTCCAACATTGCCCATAACCTCGTCGCAGCCGGCCAGGCCGGCCAGCTGACCGACGAGCTGATCCCGCCCATCGACAAGCTCGCCGTCATGCGCCCGAAGGACCGCGCGCACGGCGATTGGGCCTCCAATATCGCCATGCAGCTGGCCAAGAAGGCCGGCATGAAGCCGCGCGATCTGGCCGAGCCGTTCGCCGCCGCACTGGCCGAAGCCGACGGCATCGCCAAGGTCGAGGTTGCCGGCCCCGGCTTCATCAACATCACCCTTGATTCCGCCTCGGCCGCCGCCGTGGTGGACACTGTGCTTGCCGCGGCCCCTGCGGTCGATGGCGACAAGCACCTGAACAAGGTCAACGAGTACGGCCGCAACGCCCATCTGGGCGGCCAGACCTTGAACCTCGAGTTCGTTTCCGCCAACCCCACTGGTCCGATTCACATCGGCGGCACCCGTTGGGCCGCGGTGGGCGACGCCATGGCCCGTGTGCTGGAGGCCAACGGTGCCAAGGTGGTGCGCGAATACTACTTCAACGACCACGGCGAGCAGATCAACCGCTTCGCCAAATCACTGGTCGCCGCCTGGGCCGAGGCCAACAAGCTTGGCGGCGCCGGTTACCAGACCGAAACCCCGTGCGACGGCTACAAGGGCGCCTATATCAACGAGATCGCCGCCCGCGTCGAAGCCGAAGCCAAGGCCGACGGCGTGAACCTGACCGCGTTGGCCCACCAGGATCAGGGCCTGAACGATGACGGTGAACCGCTCGGCGAGGACGACACCGAAGTGCGCGAGGAATTCCGCAAGCGCGCAGTGCCGATGATGTTCGACGAGATTCAGAAGTCCATGAAGGACTTCCGCGTGAACTTCGACGTCTGGTTCCACGAGAACAGCCTCTACGCCGACAAGAAGGTCGAAGCCGCCATCGAAGAGCTCAAATCTCACGGCGATATCTACGACAAGGACGGCGCCACTTGGTTCGAATCCACCAAGCATGGTGACGACAAGGACCGCGTGATCATCAAGTCCAACGGCGAGTTCGCCTACTTCGCCGCCGACATCGCCTACTACTGGGACAAGCGCCACCGCGCCGAAAACCCGGCCGACGTGGCCATCTATATGCTCGGCGCCGACCACCACGGCTACATCGGCCGCATGATGGCCATGTGCGCGGCCTTCGGCGACGAACCCGGCAAGAACATGCAGATTCTCATCGGCCAGCTGGTCAACGTGATGAAGGACGGCAAGCCCGTACGCATGTCCAAGCGCGCCGGCAACGTCGTGACCATCGACGACCTGGTCTCCGTGGTCGGCGTGGACGCCGCCCGCTACTCGCTGGCCCGATCCGACTACAACCAGAACTTCGACATCGACTTGGCTCTGCTCGCCTCGCACACCAACGACAACCCGGTGTACTACGTGCAGTACGCGCACGCCCGCTCCAAGAACGTGGACCGCAACGCGGCAGCCGCCGGCATCAGCTACGAGGGCGCCGACCTGTCCCTGCTGGACACCGAGGCCGATGGCGAAGTGCTCGCCGCCCTCGCCCAGTTCCCGAGCGTGCTCGCCACCGCGGCCGACGACCGCCAGCCGCACAAGGTGGCCCGCTACCTCGAAGAGCTGGCCGCCACCTACCACAAGTGGTACAACGTGGAGCGCGTGGTGCCGATGGCCCTGACCGATCCGGAAACCCGTGGTGACAACGAGGCCCGCAAGGCCCTGGAAATCGCCAAGAACCCGGAGCCGGCCCGCGCCGCCGCCCGCCTGAAGCTCAACGACGCCGTCCAGCAGGTCATCGCCAACGGTCTTGACCTCCTCGGCGTTACCGCCCCCGAAAAGATGTGA
- a CDS encoding glucose PTS transporter subunit EIIB, with the protein MAIAAAMDWMSGFNFSAGLVDFVLGWPLATKPYMLIVQGLVFAVIYYFVFDFAIRKFNLMTPGREAEEVAAVDEAPAAGEDKYITMASRIYAALGGASNVKSIENCTTRLRLVVNDTSLVDQDAIKKTGVPAVKVLDKTNLQVIVGTDVQFVADAMNDIAKGVTVGGDAAPKA; encoded by the coding sequence GTGGCCATCGCCGCAGCAATGGACTGGATGTCCGGCTTCAACTTCTCGGCCGGTTTGGTCGACTTCGTTCTAGGCTGGCCGCTGGCAACAAAACCTTACATGCTCATCGTGCAAGGCCTGGTGTTCGCAGTCATCTACTACTTCGTGTTTGACTTTGCAATCCGCAAGTTCAACCTGATGACCCCGGGCCGCGAGGCCGAGGAAGTCGCTGCTGTGGACGAGGCTCCGGCCGCCGGCGAAGACAAGTACATCACCATGGCCTCCCGCATCTACGCGGCGCTGGGCGGTGCTTCCAACGTCAAGTCCATCGAAAACTGCACGACCCGCCTGCGCTTGGTGGTGAACGACACCTCGCTCGTCGATCAGGATGCCATCAAGAAGACCGGCGTTCCGGCCGTCAAGGTGCTCGACAAGACCAACCTACAGGTGATCGTCGGTACGGATGTGCAATTCGTGGCTGATGCGATGAACGACATCGCCAAAGGTGTGACCGTTGGAGGCGACGCGGCCCCAAAAGCGTGA
- a CDS encoding NAD(P)/FAD-dependent oxidoreductase has translation MTTVAVIGCTHAGTFAATSILAEHPDWTVHVFERNGTLSFLSCGIALWVGDHVSDPKKMFYSSPAALAEAGATMHMRTDVTDVDLDAKTLTYRSLEDGDAATEQTLAFDKLVVTTGSRPVIPPIPGIDSPHVLLCKNWDHAIAIKEKAKTAKSAVVIGSGYIGAEIAEQFSVTGVKTTLVDGLDRPLANNFDKTITDQVAAAFEEHGVTLALGQKVVEFHDNDDNTVTVVTEKGEYTAEMAILAVGFLPNTGLLKGKVDMLPNGAIVVDDYMQASVPDVYAAGDSATVFYNPTGQHDYIPLATNAVRQGLLVGRNIEAPTVKYLGTQATSAVQLYDLSLAASGLTRAGAERRGLTVHETSLTEDYRPDFMLTTTPVTSILTWDPETRKVKGGQFCSKADISGAANVISMAIQAGFTIDQLANVDFLFQPNFDKPVYYVGAVAMKAAAE, from the coding sequence ATGACCACCGTCGCCGTTATTGGCTGCACACACGCCGGCACATTCGCCGCCACCTCAATTCTCGCCGAACACCCCGATTGGACCGTTCACGTTTTCGAGCGCAACGGCACGCTCTCCTTCCTTTCCTGCGGCATCGCCCTGTGGGTGGGCGACCACGTGTCCGACCCGAAGAAGATGTTCTACTCATCTCCCGCTGCCTTGGCCGAAGCCGGTGCGACCATGCACATGCGCACCGATGTGACCGACGTGGATCTTGACGCCAAGACTCTCACCTACCGCTCACTGGAAGACGGCGACGCGGCGACCGAGCAAACCCTCGCTTTCGACAAACTGGTCGTAACCACCGGCTCCCGCCCCGTAATCCCGCCGATTCCCGGCATCGATAGCCCGCACGTACTGTTGTGCAAGAACTGGGATCACGCCATCGCCATCAAGGAGAAGGCCAAGACCGCCAAGTCCGCGGTGGTCATCGGTTCGGGCTACATCGGCGCGGAGATCGCCGAGCAGTTCAGCGTCACCGGCGTCAAGACCACGCTGGTGGACGGGCTCGACCGCCCGCTAGCCAATAATTTCGACAAGACCATCACCGATCAGGTGGCGGCGGCGTTCGAAGAGCACGGCGTAACGCTCGCGCTCGGCCAGAAAGTGGTGGAATTCCACGACAACGACGACAATACGGTCACCGTGGTCACCGAAAAGGGCGAATACACTGCCGAGATGGCAATCCTGGCGGTCGGCTTCCTGCCGAACACCGGCCTGCTCAAGGGCAAGGTGGACATGCTGCCGAACGGCGCGATCGTGGTGGACGACTACATGCAGGCTTCCGTGCCGGACGTGTATGCCGCCGGTGACTCCGCCACCGTGTTCTACAACCCGACCGGCCAGCACGATTACATTCCGCTGGCCACCAACGCGGTGCGCCAGGGCCTGCTAGTCGGCCGCAACATTGAGGCGCCGACCGTGAAATACCTGGGTACGCAGGCCACGTCCGCCGTGCAATTGTATGATCTCTCGCTCGCCGCCTCCGGCCTGACCCGTGCGGGCGCCGAACGCCGCGGGCTCACGGTCCACGAAACCTCGCTCACCGAGGATTACCGCCCGGACTTCATGCTCACCACCACACCGGTCACATCAATCCTGACCTGGGATCCTGAGACTCGTAAGGTCAAGGGTGGCCAGTTCTGCTCCAAGGCCGACATTTCCGGCGCGGCGAACGTGATTTCTATGGCCATTCAGGCCGGCTTCACCATCGACCAGCTTGCCAATGTGGACTTCCTATTCCAGCCCAACTTCGACAAGCCGGTCTACTACGTCGGCGCCGTGGCCATGAAGGCGGCGGCTGAGTAA